The nucleotide window CACCTTTACATGCACACCAATATCCAATTATTATGTTGGATACTCAAGTATTCTGTTTTTGAGTTGGAGCATATAAATATCATATCCCATTTACAATAACCCAAAAAGTTTATAGCGGTTATGAGAAACCCAGATAAGATGGCTGGGATATCCTGATCTTAGACGGGATACGTTTGtgtgttttcatctgattgtcaaacaaatcccTTCAAAAAGTAGGCTACCTGCGCAGTTCAATAATTCCATAATCATTTATTTGCTGATACGCCGTACTGGACCGTATAGACTACTGACTACATTCACCCCTAATTTAGACAACATTCTACTTATAGTTTGAGCTGACATGCAGCTTCTCTTGTCATAACTTGTTACCTGAGAAGACTAAATAAAGTAGTGCTCACCAGAATTTATAGCATTTGATAGAAACAATGAATGCATTAGTACCATGTTAACTAGATTACTATGTTTATTTTCGGGTTTGGGTAGAACGTGCAGTAACTCCAACACAGTGGAAAGATTGGTCCTGTGCAAAATCTCCAAATGTCATCAGCTTGACTGGTTTTAAGGAAATTAATAGCTGAGAAAATGATGAAACATTTCTGATAAGACTTCAGTTTGTCTTGGTTGCATAtgttatgtggttgaaatactatctgCTTGTATAACATTAACACAATACATTTGCATTTTCTCAAGAGATGCTGAAAGTAATCaaatttctccactcctgttcctaaggttctttttttaaacatttgtatAATTTTACTCCAAGAAATGCATActtctgcaggagttaatattataTTACTCTACATGTGAGATGTTAtaggcctacagtcagtgtccatgtTTCGGGTACATTCCATTTAACCCATATGAACTTAATTGAGAAATATTCTGTTTATTCATGGGCACTTGTGAGCGGGATATCAAAGGTGCCTGGGATATGAGGTACTATCCAGAATACTGTGCGCATGTAAACGTGGTCAGTGTTGtcatgttgggccagtaaccgaaaggttgttggatcaaatccccaagctgaggggttgggttaaatgcgtaagacacatttcagttgaaggcattcagttgttcAACTAGGAATCGTCCTTTTCCTTTCCCAATAACGAGGATTTCTGTCCCCCTGTGGCAGGTTGGCCCTCTTGTGGTACTATACGGTAGTGCAGCCCTTTTTTGCCCTGGACGGCTCAGACACACAGGCCGGCCTGATGGAGGCTAAGGCTATCCTCCAGAGGAAGGAGCCTGTATACCCTAACTCctccctcttcttgttcttcAAGGGCAGAGTGCAGCGCCTGGAGGTAATGACCTGGGTTATGTTCAGTAGagggaaaacatttaaaaatgagTTAAACGAGGTACAACCTGAACGCCTCTAAGTTATTTTTGTGCTATAGTGTACCCTGCCAAGAAATGAGTATAAATGACAACACAAGGTAAACTGTGTCTAGGACTGTGGATGTAGTGTGTTggtcttcttccccctctctcctctccacttctagTGCCAGATCAACAGTGCCTTGATGTCCTTCCAAAATGCATTGGAGCTGGCTACAGACCAGAGGGAGATCCagcatgtgtgtttgtatgaAATAGGTACACGCTTCTATCCCTCTTCACTTCAACATCATCTCTAACTAATGCTCTCCGTTGCCTTGTTGTTTCTGAGTGACAGTCcattctctctgctcttctcAGGGTGGTGCAGTATGATCGAGCTGAGGTACAGTGACGCCTACAGGGCCTTTCAGCGTCTGGCAACTGAGTCACGCTGGTCCCAGTGCTACTACGCCTACCTAACTGGAGGTGAGAGGGCAAAGGTTAGAGGTCACTCAATTGGTGTTGAGGTTAGAACATCCTCTTGTTTTCATTCTTTTCAAAGGTAAAATAAGTACTGGGAATGCTAATTCAGCTGAATGAAAAGCTTCTGAGCCTATTAGCGATAATGGCATACATGCCCTGATAACGGTAATATGTTGGCGTTGAGGTACCCTGCAGATTCTAACCCCTGGGCCTTGTCTCTGTGGTCCACTATAGTGTCCCAGGGAGCATCAGGAGATCTGGAGGGGGCTGCCGCTGTCTTCAAGGATGTGCATACGCTTCTGAGACGGAAGAACAATCAGATAGAACAGTTCTCTATGAAGAGGGTGAATGTGGGACTGGCAACAGCACATTTCTATAGATCtatactactgttcaaaagtttggggtcacttagaaatgtccttgtttttttttgctcatttttttgtccattttaaaagaacatcaaattgatcagaaatacagtgtataaattgttaatgttgtaaatgactgctgtagctggaaacagcagattttttgatggaatatctacataggcgtacagaggcccattatcagcaaccatcattcctgtgttccaatgttgTGTCAGCtgatccaagtttatcattttaaaaggctaattgatctttagaaaacacttttgcaattatgttatcacagctgaaaactgttgcgctgatttaaagaagcaattacaACTGGCTTTctgtagactagttgagtatctggagcatcagcatttgtgggtttgattacagggtcaaaatggccagaagcaaagaaccttcttctgaaactcgtcagtctattcttgttctgagaaatgaaggcttttcgtgtgagaaattgccaagaaactgaagatcttgtacaacgtccttcacagaacagcgcaaactgtctctaaccagaatagaaagaggagtgggaggccccggtgcacaactgagcaagaggacaagtacattagtgtctagtttgagaaacagacgcctcacaagtccgcTACTGACAGCTTAATTAAATAATACCCGCAAAACCAcagcctcaacgtcaacagtgaagaggcgaccccgggatgctggccttctaggcagaattgcaaagaaaaagccatatctcagactgggggttttctaatgatcaatttttaaaatgataaacttggattagctaacacaggagggatggttgatgataatgggcctctgtagatattgCATAaagaatcagccgtttccagctacaatagtcatttacaacattattctggtcaattttatgttattttaatggacaaaaaagtgcttttctttaacaaacaaggacatttctaagtgaccccaaacttttgaatggtggtGTATGTGAATTATTACTTCTAATGAGAATGAATCTTTTTCATTGTTGTACAGTTTCAATGTGATCTGAAGTCATTATATGGAGGAAAATTGGCAGTTGATTATGTGGTAGGCAGAATTTTGCATCTTGACTGAGATGGTAGTGTGTGTGCAGGCGGAGAGGCTAAGGAAACACTCCCCTTCCAGAGAGCTGTGTGTCCTGGCTGTGATCGAGGTACTTTACCTGTGGAAGGCTCTGCCGAACTGCTGCACCTCTAAGCTACAGATCATGAGCCAAGGTACACAGTGTGAGAACATACATCGACAAACTACACATGATCAAACTCTCAGTCCCAACTACCATGTTTGCAACACAAATCAATTATAGACTATTCTCTTTTGGTTGTGAAGGAccgcacacacacagaacaattTGTGTGAGTCGTTGTTGTGGTGCCATAAACGTGCATTCCTGTGAATGTGGAAGGAAACTCTGTGGGTCGTCTGTCTCCTTAGTTCTGCAGGAACTAGATGACGTCTCAATTGCCGGCCTGAAAAACCTGCTTCTTGGTGACATACACAGATGTCTCGGCAACATAAAAGACGCCATTGAGGTTCTGTCTCACCACCCCATTGATATGTATTGAAAACAAAGTACACACATCATATGTATCTGCAAATATTAGTGTAATGAGAATAGTGAATGTTTACTACTCTTCATTATGTTTCATTGAACATTGCAGTGCTTCCATCTGGCTGCTGGAGATGAGGTGGGTCGTCAGAACAACTCCTATGTGCAGCCCTACTCCTGCTACGAGTTGGGCTGTGTTTTACTGGACAGCCCTGAGGTGAGCTCAGTGTATACAGTGTGTTGCTATATTGTATTGTGCAATGTGTCAACCCGGAGGAGAGAAAGTATATGTTAAATACAGTATTTGATTGAGTATATCTGATTGTGGTTTTCTTCTCTGCTCAGTCTGAAGCGAAGGGCAGAGCTCTGATGTTTCAGGCCAAGGTACAGTAGAACTTTCTTCCACCTATAGTGTATTTTTGGAACTTGTAGTTGTCAGTTATAGTATCTGGAATGATTTGGGACTGGCATTCGTGATGtgcatttgaaatgatttacgTAGCCGCCGTGAGTAAGGCCGTTAAACAGGTCagcatacacaaggctgcggggccagacgggttaccaggacgtgtgctccgggcatgtgctgaccaactggcaggtgtcttcactgacatgttcaacatgtccctgattgagtctgtaataccaacatcttTCAAGTAgagcaccatagtccctgtgcccaagaacacaaaggcaacctgcctaaatgactacagacccgtagcactcacgtccgtagccatgaagtgctttgaaagtaatggctcacatcaacaccattatcccagaaaccctagacccactctgatttgcatactgcccaaaccgatccacagatgatgcaatctctattgcactccacactgccctttcccatctggacaaaaggaacacttatgtgagaatgctattcattgactacagctcatcgttcaacaccatagtaccctcaaagctcatcactaagctaagtctcctgggactaaacacctctctctgcaactggatcctggactttctgatgggcagcccccaggtggtgagggtaagtagcaacacatctgccacgctgatcctcaacactggagctccacaagggtgcgtgctcagtcccctcctctactccctgttcacccatgactgcatggccaggcacgactccaacaccattaagtttgcagacgacacaacagtgatcacagacaacgacgagacagcctatggggaagaggtcagagacctggccatgtggtgccagaataacaacctatccctcaaaaggttctacagctgcaacatcgagggcatcctgactggttgcatcagtgcctggtacggcaattcctcggcctctgaccgcaaggtactacagagggtagtgcgtacggcccagtacatcactgaggctaagctgcctgccatccaggacccctACACCGGGCGGTGTCagtggaaggccctaaaaattgtcaaggacCCCAGCCactgactgttctctctactaccgcatggcaagcggtactggagtgccaagtctaggacaaaaaggcttctcaacagtttttacccccaagccgtaagactcctgaacaggtaatcaaatggctaccgggactatttgcattgtgctccccccccccaaaccctctttttacgctgctgctactctctgtttatcatattagcatagtcactttaactatacactcatgtacatactacttcaattgggccgaccaaccagtgctcccacacattggctaaccgggctatttGCATTCTGTCCCGCCACCCGTCAAACcccttttacgctactgctactctctggtcatcatatatgcatagtcactttaaccatatctacatgtacatactaaccTCAATCAGCCTGATTAACCAGTGtctatgtagcctcgctactgtatatagcctttcttTTTACTgtagttttatttttttacttacctattgttcacctaataccttttttcactattggttagagcctgtaagtcagcatttcactgtaaggtgaacctATTGTTTTCGGCGCACgggacaaataaactttgatttggaaTATTTCCTTACCAGTATGTGCCCTTTTGAGGATGTTATATGTGATGTAGTAATCTGTGTTTGTTTCTACAGGATGACTTTTCTGGCTATGACTTTGAGAACAGGCTCCATGTACGCATCCACTCAGCTCTGGCTTCCATGAGGAAGGAGGTGGCCCCACCTTGACTACTGCCCCATTCCTCCACCATACATCCACCCTAGCTCTGTGTTGAGGGTAGAAGGATCTGGAAACAACTCCAGAAGCCATCTTGATCTTCACTGTGATGGTTCACTGCAATGTGTTTGTTTCAGTTGACTTATGTTTGTGTAATGAATGTGCCATCAAGTTTGTAGTGCGTAGTTTACAGTGAATCTCCTGGAGGGATAGTGCAGACTACTGGAGTGTAATCGTGTGTTTCAACCAGATCAAATATGTACAGTAGTTG belongs to Oncorhynchus gorbuscha isolate QuinsamMale2020 ecotype Even-year linkage group LG22, OgorEven_v1.0, whole genome shotgun sequence and includes:
- the LOC124009641 gene encoding tetratricopeptide repeat protein 39C-like isoform X2 gives rise to the protein MTSEPLRDCDSQRSGVAIVDRLQRQIIVADCQVYLAVLSFIKQELSSYIRGGWILRKAWKMYNKCYSDISQLQDCSKRRSSDQQGSPSPSTEQANRNHATPPTQMTNGVSPEALERLKGSVSFGYGLFHLCISMVPPHLLKIVNLLGFPGDRHQGLSALTYASESKDMKAPLATLALLWYYTVVQPFFALDGSDTQAGLMEAKAILQRKEPVYPNSSLFLFFKGRVQRLECQINSALMSFQNALELATDQREIQHVCLYEIGWCSMIELRYSDAYRAFQRLATESRWSQCYYAYLTGVSQGASGDLEGAAAVFKDVHTLLRRKNNQIEQFSMKRAERLRKHSPSRELCVLAVIEVLYLWKALPNCCTSKLQIMSQVLQELDDVSIAGLKNLLLGDIHRCLGNIKDAIECFHLAAGDEVGRQNNSYVQPYSCYELGCVLLDSPESEAKGRALMFQAKDDFSGYDFENRLHVRIHSALASMRKEVAPP
- the LOC124009641 gene encoding tetratricopeptide repeat protein 39C-like isoform X1 is translated as MAKPEPAQQHVEEKAEQIDDAELAFKGINMLLNNGFKESDDLFRKYRTHSPLMSFGASFVSFLNAMMTFEEEKMQMAFDDLRATERLCESDNTGVIETIKKKIRRSDSQRSGVAIVDRLQRQIIVADCQVYLAVLSFIKQELSSYIRGGWILRKAWKMYNKCYSDISQLQDCSKRRSSDQQGSPSPSTEQANRNHATPPTQMTNGVSPEALERLKGSVSFGYGLFHLCISMVPPHLLKIVNLLGFPGDRHQGLSALTYASESKDMKAPLATLALLWYYTVVQPFFALDGSDTQAGLMEAKAILQRKEPVYPNSSLFLFFKGRVQRLECQINSALMSFQNALELATDQREIQHVCLYEIGWCSMIELRYSDAYRAFQRLATESRWSQCYYAYLTGVSQGASGDLEGAAAVFKDVHTLLRRKNNQIEQFSMKRAERLRKHSPSRELCVLAVIEVLYLWKALPNCCTSKLQIMSQVLQELDDVSIAGLKNLLLGDIHRCLGNIKDAIECFHLAAGDEVGRQNNSYVQPYSCYELGCVLLDSPESEAKGRALMFQAKDDFSGYDFENRLHVRIHSALASMRKEVAPP